The genomic region GTTTATTCGGCCAATCTTGCGCGCGGACCCGACGGCCGCATGTGGGTTCTGGCGGACCGCACCCAGGCGCCGTCCGGTTTCGGCTATGCGCTGGAAAACCGGCGCGCGATAAGCCGCGTACTGCCCGAAGTCATCCGGGATCATCCGGTGCGGCGCCTGTCCGATTTCTTCCGAACCTTTGCCGCCGGTCTGGCCGGCCTCGCCCGGCACCACAAGGAAAATCCCCGAATCGTCGTACTGACGCCGGGCCCCTTCAACGAAACTTATTTCGAACACGCGTACGTGGCTTCCTATCTGGGTTTTACGCTGGTTCAAGGGGACGACCTGACGGTCCGGGACGGCAAGGTCTGGCTTAAAACAATGGAAGGGCTGCAACCGGTCGACGTGATCCTGCGCCGTCTGGACGATACCTTTTGCGATCCTCTGGAATTGCGCAGCGATTCCCGCCTGGGCGTGGCGGGGTTGCTGGAAGCGGTGCGGCGAGGCAACGTGGCCATCGCCAATCCCCTGGGCAGCAGCGTTCTCGAAAACCCGGGGCTGCTCCCGTTCTTACCGGGACTGGCGCGTTATTTTTTCGGCGAGGATCTTATTCTGGACTCGGCCGCGACCTGGTGGTGCGGGCAACCGCGCGAACGCGATTTTGTCCTGCACAATCTGGATCGGCTGGTAATCAAAAGAATCTACCGGAACAGGGCCCACGGCACCTTGTTCGGCTGCAATCTGAACGCCAAGGAGAAGGAAGTCTTGCGCAAGGCCATCCTGGCCAAACCCTATCTGTTCGTCGGCCAGGAGCAAATCAGCTTTTCGACGGCGCCGTCGTTCATCAACCACCGTATCGAACCCCGTAATGCCATACTGCGCAATTTCGTCATCGCCCACGGCGACGATTACCGGATCATGCCCGGCGGTTTGACTCGAATCGCATCAGAAAAAAAGGCGCTCTTTGTTTCGAACCAGACAGGCGGCATGAGCAAGGATACCTGGATTCTGTCTGCCGGAGCCGAGTCCTCCCCCCTATTCCACCCGCAAACGGTTTCCGGTCCGCCGCTCAGCGCCGCTTCCGAGCCATTGACCAGCCGGGCCGCAGACAATTTGTTCTGGGTTGGGCGCTACCTCGAGCGCGGAGAAGCCACGGCCCGGCTGTTGCGCACCGTGCTGCTCAAATCGAGAGAAATTCCGGAGTACGAGGAAACGGCCCATGCCGACTGCCTGAAAATTTTGTGCTGCGCCTTGACCCACGTCACCGCGACTTATCCCGGTTTTGTCGATGCCGGCGAGCTGCTTCTGCAAGAGCCTCAGGCGGAATTATTGTCGCTGGCCACCGACGGTCAGCGGCCGGGATCCTTGACTGCCAATATTCAGGGATTTATTCAGGCGGCCTTCAACATACGCGATCTCTGGTCGCAGGATACCTGGCGGAGTATCGACACGATCCGCAGGCGCTGGCAGCAACGGGTATTCGCGAATGACGTCCGCATCGACCAGTTGCAGAGCTATCTGGAAGAATTGATCAACGGCATCGTGGCGTTCACCGGCTTGATCACCGAAAGCATGACCCGGGACAACGGCTGGCTGATGCTGGATTGCGGCCGCAGGCTGGAGCGGGCGTTGAATCTTATTGCACTGCTGCGCGCCACCCTAGTCAAACGGCACGACGAGGCGCTTCTGAATCAGGTGCTGGAATCGGTCCTGGTGTCCACCGACAGCTTGAACAATTATCTCAGGCGCTACCGCTCCGCCCTGCATCTGCCCCTGGCGCTGGATTTGCTGCTGGTCGATACCGCCCACCCCCGCTCCCTGGCCTATCAACTGTCGGAACTGTCGGCCCATATCGCCGCCTTGCCGAGAGAAAACGGCAAAAGCCGGCTGAGCGAAGAGGAACGGCTGATATTGAAAGCCCACACCGAGCTGCGCCTGTGCGGCGGCTTTGAACTGTTGAAAATTGGCGACGAAGAAGCCGCCTTTTCCGAACTCGACGCCTTGTTGTCCGGCACGGCCGAGCGTCTGTCGCGGACGGCCGAGGTCATTGCCCAGGCTTATTTCAGCCATTCGCAAACCTCTCAGCTCATGCCGGCGATGAAGACTCCCGAGGATGAGCTATGAAATACCGCGTTCTTCATACGACCGTTTACAGTTACAGCCAGACCGTCGTCCTGAGCCAGAACGAGGCACGGCTACAGCCGCGCAATCTGGGTCGGCAGACATGCCGTTCCAGCCGGCTCGAGATTTCGCCGACGCCGGTGGACCTTGAGGAGCATACCGATTTTTTCGGAAATCGCGTCGTTTATTTTGCCGTTCAGGAACCGCACAACCGATTGTCCGTCACCTCGCTCAGCGAAGTCTCGGTCGTTGCCGGACCGGAAGAGGAAACATCGGACGACCGATGCTCCTGGGAACAGGTGGGCCGCTGGTTGGGAGAAGCCTCTCCGCCGTTCCAGCCTCTCGGGTTAAAGATCGAACCAACTCCGGCGCCGGCCCTGGACGTCATGGAAGCCGGGCTGTACCGGCTGGATTCGCCGATGATTGCCGCCAGCGACGACCTTTACCATTATGCCAAGCCGTCGTTCCTGTCCGACCGCCCCCTGATCGATGCGGTACGGGATTTGATGCAGCGCATCCACCGGGATTTTACCTACGATCCCGTGTTCACGACGATCGCCACACCGCTCTCGGAAGTGCTGCATCATCGCCGCGGCGTCTGCCAGGACTTCGCTCATCTGGCGATCGGCTGCCTGCGCAGCTTCGGGATGGCCGCGCGCTATGTCAGCGGTTATATAGAAACCCGGCCCGAAGACGGCAGTCCGCGTCTGACCGGAGCCGATGCGTCCCATGCGTGGTTTGCCGTCTATTTGCCCGGCCGGGGTTGGCTGGAATTCGATCCGACCAACAATCAGCAGCCCGTGGACCAGCACATCACTCTTGGCTGGGGGCGCGATTTTTCCGATGTAACCCCTTTGAAAGGCATTGCCTTCGGAGGCGGCCAGCATACCTTGTCGGTATCGGTGGATGTGGCGCGTCTGGAAAGCGAGCCAGCCGAAGGCTGAGGCCAAATATCCGAATTTTCGTTTTTATCCGGGTCGAACACTGACTTATCCCCCAAGCAACTTGCTGGCCAGCAGAAAATAATCCGTGGAATCCGCCAATAAAGCGACCATGATCAGCAACGTATTCATAAAAATCGGACGCTGCGTAAAAGGTTTGTATACGGTCGCCTCGTCGTTCTCGATCATGCTTATCAACCGTTCCAACTGAGCACTGACGGGTCCGGACTGATCTTGCGACTGGAGTTTCATGGCCCGCAAGCGCAGCATGCTCAATGCGTTTTCGCGGGCCGTATCGGCCGCTCTCTTGAGACGCTGGTCCCAATACAGCAACCATCCTACGCAAAAGCCTATGCTCAGTTTCATATAGAACGGCATGATCCAATTATCGAAATAACTGGAACAGGCCAAGACGAGCAGCAAGGCGACGATCAGAGGAGAGCCGATGAAACCGTAGATTTGCCGGGTCAGTTCTCCGATAAAACGAACGCTGATCCATTCGTTCAAATGATTCCGGCTATCGGAAACCTCATACCGGATTGAAAATCGGGTCAGGGCGTCCGAAGGCCACCGGATTCGATGCTCGTCGGCATCGTCGAACAGACAACCCTCGACCAAGGCGACGGCAACGATGACCGCGTCGGAGACCAGGACCAGAAGAATCAGCGAGGCCGGCAACAACAACCCCTGCAACAAAAGAATGTTGAGCGAAAACAGTTCTTCGCCGCGAAAAGGGACACCGGGAAATCCTGAAAACCACAACACCGTGATTTCCAGGGAAAACAAAGCGATAAACCCCCAAATCCAATTGCGCTTGCAATGCTTTTCCTGCCAGCTTCGCCATTGATTCATTAACGGGAAATCGGCTGACTCAGCGGCGGGCAGCATTTTGTTTTGCTTCAGCCATTTCGAAAAGGCGCGTGGAAAATCGGAGACCCGGAGGATAAAAAACCCGGCTAAAATAAAGGCAAAAAAGCGTATTGCTTGTGAAGGCCACAGGCTGACTCCCTCCCAAAGCGCATACGGCTCTATGGGATTCAATAAACCGTTCGGTCTGACGAAAAACCAGATAATCCAGGCTCCTATCGCAATAACGGCCAGGTTCACCCCGAAGAAAAATTTTTTTCCGGCTCTTTCGGATGAATGAATACTCCCGCGAGGAGGCAACTTTTTGTCGAAACACACGATGCCGTACATTAAAACGGTATAGAGCCCTCCCAGGATCGTCAGCTTGAGCATCAGAAAGCCGTCGAAAATACCGTTCGGCACCGCAAAAAGCCCGCAATGGATGCCGGCCAGCAAACTCCAGCACAGCACTACCATGGACGCAATAAACCACAATCCGGACCTTTGCCCGAGAAATTCTCTTGAGGGTTTAAACAGGAATAAAACGAAGCCCAAAAATGCGTTTAAAGACAATAACGAAGCACCGTTCCAGCTCTGCTCGAGCGGTTCCGGATGCAGACAAGGCGTGGATTGTTGACAATCCTGACGGGTGCTCAAATCGAAAGACCGGGTGCGCCCCACTTCGAATCGTCTTGCCAAGGGTTTCATTCCGGGCATCAGCAGCCTGTCGAAATCGGGTTGCCGGCTTGTCCTCAGCATGGACCGAATAGTCTCATCAAAAAATAAATCTTCTTTTGCATACTTGTCGATCGCAGCATGACTGTCGAATTGTTCGGCCAGGGCCATTTGCGTGGCAAGAAAAAAAGCCGTTTGAATGTCGTCCCGAAAAGGAGGGATGTCCTTCTGTAAATCCCGATGCAGCGTCAAACCGTAGCCGGACGCAATGACTAGGTTCCGCGCCCATTCGTTGTTTTTCGGTTCGGTTAATCTGGCGTCGAAGCCATTGGTGAAAAATACCGCATCCGGAAACTTGCCGTGCAGCGCTTCGATGATCAATAACTTGTCGTACGCATCGCTGCCCAATACCCCGATGGCCTTGATTGCGTGGGGCTCGTGATAATTCCAGTCCGGATCATTGCGTATTTCCTGATCCAGCCTTTCGGTCTGTGCCGCAAGCCGCCGGATGTAATCGAGCTGGCTGTCGCCGTTTGACTCTTCGATAAAATCGATCGCTTCCTTCCCGCTGCCGGTATTGCGTTCATTGCGATGCTGAGACTTGGCGGCGCCGCTGTCCCAATTGGGTTTTTCTCCGTCCAGGCCTCGAAGATAACTGGCCTGGAGAATAAATTGATCCCGAAGCGGGATGTTCTTGTTTCCGTCAGGCTGTTTGATATTTATTTCTCTGACGCAACGGTTCGCCGGTTCCTTTCTGGTAAACACGTCTCGGAAGGTATTGGTTAAATGCCAGGTGTAGAGACTGTCCCATTCGCCAACCAGGAGTATGCGGTCGCGTTTACCGGGTTCGATTCCCCTCAGTTGAAGCTCGTGTTTGACGGTCAGAGCCAGATCCCAGTCGGTGGCGGCGACGCGTAAAAACGGCAGATGGCGGGCTTCGAAATAGGCTTGAAGATTGGGATAAATGCCGGGACTGGAAGAATTATCCGCTTTATCCGGCGTGATACTCCACAAAAAATTGCATTCCCAGACCGTGGCGCTGGGCGAGTAATAGCGATAATTGCCGCCGACTTCTGTGCTGGCCATTTCGCCGGCCAAATCCTGCAGGATGCCCGAATTGAGGGGTCCCAGCACGGCGACGCGGCCTATTTCCGCCGTTTTCTTTTGATCGGCCCGATCTTTGCCGGACTGGCCAAGATAGTCTTCAACCAAGTGCTTGATCTTTTCGTGAGGGGTCATTCCAAAATCGTCGTTATTCAGCCACAGCACCAGTACCGGCGGGCGTTCGTAAGATCTTTCAGTTTTTACCGGCGAAGATCGGCCTTGGCGGATCGGCGGGTAAATCAGCCATTCGTAGGCTACCCGGGAGCTTTTCAACATGTCCGTGGCTTTGGTATTGAAAAATTGAATATGGCTCGAATTTTCGGGCATGTAGCGCAAAGCCGCATTAAATCCGGACAGGACCGCGTAACGCAATTTGCGCCGGGTCTCGCTATCTTCATAGTAAACGCCTCCCGGCAGCATCACCGCGATCACGTTGATTTTATCGAGGCCATTCGCCGCCGCTTTATTTTCAATGTCTTCGCGGATATTCCCGATACCGTTCCGAATCTCTTCAAGATGATCGGAGCCTTCTTTGTTATCGATCTTATCGACGTAATACTCTATCGCTTCAAACGGATCCTGCCAGGGCCGGGCATTCACCTGATGTACGACGGCCGATTCCGCGTTGCGGGGCCGGGATTCGTGAAACGGCTTCTGAGTAATGAACAGAGTGCCGGCCAGCAACGCCAGCAAGAGATAGTTGATGTTGGGAAACCAGCTCCTTGGTTTAGAGCCGTTTTTAGTTTCTGACATAGAGGCCGCCTCCGTTAATCTGATGGGTGCAAGTCGAAAGCTTGTAAAGAACCTACGCCTTTCCTCAGCCGCGAAGAAGCAAAGGAGGCTTGCAATCAGGGCTTTCGGCAAATCCGTACAGTGACTCCCGTCCTTACAGCTATCCGGCGGTAAACAAAGCGAGAATAACACGCACCGGATTGATTTTTCAATATGAGCACCACCATTTTAACCAGGCTCATGCTTACGCTTTCGTTTCTGAACAAAAGAGCGGCTGCGGCCGGCTTCTCGTGAAAAAATCAATCGATACGCGTTACCGCCCAGGATAAGGGCCTCTTCTTTCGGAGGCAAACCCAATAATTTTATTTTGTGCAGTTCAAGTCCCGGATGAAGCCAGGGGCCATCGGATCCGAAGATAAGCTTGCCCGCGCCCGCCCTCCGGACCGCCTGCACCAGATAATCGAAGCGACGCACGCCGGAGGTGTCGCTGTAAACGTTGGGATATCGCGCCAACTGTTCGATCACCCGCTCGTGAGCGCGCCAGTCGTCGGCGAAACTGCCAAGATGAGGGATGATGAAATTCACGTCGGGGTATTGCGGCGCAAACATGTCGATCACATGCGCCTTGCCGGCAACATCGACGATCATGGGCAGATTGAAAGCCCGCGCCGCCTCGCAGACTTCGCGGGTAGGCATGGCCTCAAAGCCGTGAATCTTCAGCCCTTTCAGGTTGAGCCGAATCACCGCCTCGTGCAGCATTTCATGCACGCGCCCGGCATCGCTTTTGGCGTTGACCATGGCAAATCCGATCAATCGCGGATGCCATCGCGCTACAATGCCGGCCAGCTCGCGATTGGCTTCGGAGTAATCCGTATGAAAAGCCGGAAATACCACCGTATGTTCAATGCCCGCATAACCGGCACGACGAAAGTAGGTTTCCAAAGGCGCATCGGTATTCCACGGCGCGGTCATGACGTCGCCTCGCCCCGCATGGCAATGGCAATCGATAATCATGAGCCGCTCCGCACAGTGATGTTTTGTTGAAGAGGCGCCGTTGCGGGAAACTTGATGTTGAGAAGCCTTTCGATGGGCCTCAGCAGAGTACGATCCGCCATCGGCGAGCTCAGGCGCAGCCGACGGGCAGGAACGGCGAAAATGGTAACTGGGCAGCCGTAGAGGTCGCAGGCTCAGTACGGATTTTTTAATCGAATCGCTATCGAACAGCGGAGAAAACAAAGAACGGAAAACCCAAATGCCCCTGCCATGGCCCCCAATACATAGAAGCCCTGGCTTCGCGAAAACCGGCCGATCTCAATGCAGGCAGAATGTCCCAGCCGAAATTCTGGAAACAAAGCGCGCCTTCGCTGGACACCGGATTGCCGTGAAATTCGGGAGGCAAGTGGTGTTGAATGGAGCCGTCGCTGAGTACGGCGGCTCGTATTTGCGTTGCGGGCAGCGCCGGAAAAAACGGAATGGTAAAAACCAGCATGCCCTGTCTTGACAAGACGCGCGCGCATTCGGCAAAGGCGGCGTGATAGTCCGGGATGTGCTCGAAAACATCCTGGGTGATGACAAGATCGAACTCGCCGTTTCTAAAAGACAGCCGGGTCAAGTCCTCGTGGCGGACGTTCTCCCCGCTATGCGCTATGGTTGCCGTTTGGCCGGGAAGGTATTCCGGGCCGACAAATTCGCTGCCGACGACTTCGGGCCATAGTTTTCGGACGGCTCTGAAGCTTGGGGTGGTGCATTCCGCCATATAAACACGACTGAAACGGTGCAAGTCCGTCTTGCGTAACAAAAAATCAAACACCGCACGCATTCGGCTGTTCAAGCCGCATTGCTCGCAGGCAGCCGTTTCCGTCCAGGCCGGATGGATGCTGCCGTCGGCATTGGCGTAGCCATAATGCCAGGTTACCTGCATTGGAGTGATCCCGAGACAGGATGCGCAATAAGCCTTTAGAGAAAAGCCATGGCGGGAAATCAACAAACGGTCGTCAATCGAATCAAGTACGCTGTAAAGATCCCTCCGATCGGCCTGCCCTGCATCATACTGTTCTTTATCATTAAACTCGCCTAACCAGATGGAAGGAAAAAAGTTGTTGATTTTCATTAAATTCCTCGGCTATGAAACGAAACCGCGATACCGGCCGTCCACAGTGACAGTTTTCAAAACGCTGGTTAATCCCTTCCGGCATAATCCTTGATTTCATCAAGAGCTCGTAGACCATAACCAACAGACGTACCGGAAATCGATCGCCACCGGTCAAACCGTAGCGTACGATTTGCCCAAGCCGCGCCGCAGGCGCTAAACGGCCTCGACCCGAACGATAGCGTTGCGGATCGGCTCCGGAATGCGGTTTTTCATGGCGCCGCTACCGTAGCAATCGGTCGATCGACCGGCATTCTTCCCCGGTCAATTCGAATTCGAAAATCGCCAGATCTTCCTGCATATGCTGCCCGGAGGTCGTGCCGGTCAACGGAATGATGCCGATCTGGGTCAGAAAGCGGAAAAACACCTGCGCGCTGCTGCGCCCGTAGCGAGCGGCCAGATGATTCAAAGTCTTGTCTGCCAGTACGCCGGGGTTGGCGGTCAGCGTCCAGAAGCTCTGGTAAACGATGCCGTGCTGCCGGCAAAACTCGCGCAAGGTCCGATCGTAACCGGTCTCGGCATGGAAGCGGTTCTGCAGCACCGCCGGTTTGATCCCGGCGGCATCAAATAAAAATTCGAGCGTCGAACGATGGTAGCAATTGCTGATGCCGAGCTGTTTGACCCTGCCCTCGGTAACGGCTTGCTCCATGGATTGCCAGGCTTCCAGCAGTTGTTGGCGGCTCGGCAGCGGCGAATGCAGGATCAGGCCGTCCAGGTAAGACGTTTGCAGATTCTCCAGAGAACACCGGATCGATTGCGCCACCTGATCGCCAAGGCTCGCCTTCGGATCGTACGGTATTTTTTGCGGATTGTGTCCGTCCACCGGCGTGAACTTGGTTTGCAGGTACAGCTCTTCGCGCGCCAGGACGCCGGCCTGAAAGCACGCGGCGATGCCTTCGCCGACGCCGGCTTCGTGGTAGTGTTTGGGTTGGCAGGCGGTATCGACGCCGCGAAAACCGGTGCGGATCGCCTGCTCGACCAGGCCTGCGGTTTTTTCCCGCTTCCATGCCGTGCCGTAAATGATTCGCGGCATCCGGACGCCGGAGGCGGATAATAAAAAGTCGTCAGGGTTCATAACATACTCCAGCACAGAAGATAAGGTCTTAAAGCCCGCATTTCGCCGAACGGTGCATCCGGCATTGACAACTCGATCTTCAGGAATCTCATTTTCCGGATGCCCCGGAGGTCATCCGAACAACCGGCCGGAATAAGGCCGCCGCTTACAAGCCGCCCCGCAACGGTTTGGCGAAAGCCCGGTCGTAATGGGGCAAGGCAATGAAAGCCTTGCGCAGTTCCTCATGCCAGCGGCGCTTCAACAATAACAAATAGTCGTCGTCCGCATCGAAACAATAATATTCGTCGAACGAATAACTGTCTCTGCGGTATACTAGCAGTTCCACCGGCGGACCGACGCTGGCATTGCTGCGTATCGTGGAGTCCATCGAAATCAGGCTGCACAGGCCGGCCTCGTCGAGCGGCGTCGACATCGTGATGAAACGGTCCAGGATCGGCTTGCCGTATTTGCTTTCTCCGATCTGCAAATAAGGCGTTTGCCGGGAGGTGGTGATGCTGTTGCCTTCGGGATAAACCAGATACGCCCCCGGCGGTTCGTCGCCCACCTGCCCTGCAATGATGAAAGTCGCGGTCGGGTTGAAGCCGGATTGCCCTTCGTCCTCGGCGTGGCGTTTTTGTTTCTCCAGACTTACCTGGCCCAAATAGTCGGCGGCCTCGGACAAATACTGCACGGTATTCAGATTGACCGGCGCGTTTTCGCGCTTGTCGCGCCGTAAACGTTCGACCACCGCCTGGGTTGTCGCCAAGTTGCCGGCGCTGAGCAAAACCAGGCTACGCTCCTCGCGGGTAGCAAATACGTGCATTTTGCCGTACGTACTGACATTGTCGATTCCGGCATTGGTTCGCGAGTCGGATGTCAATACCAATCCTTCATCAACCGAAACAGCGATGCAATAGGTCATCCGATTCTTCTCCAGAAAAAATGACAAGTCTACCTTAAATCCGTTTGGCGAGTCCAGTTGGAACGAGGCCTGCAACCGTATACAATATCCGCCCCGATCCAGCCCGATTCGACCCGATTTCATTCCCGTCCTTCCTGCCGGTTAATCCCTGTTTTTTCTGCGATGCGTTCAGCCGCATCGGTACCCGAACCGCCTCCGGACAGCCGCACCCCGCTTGCCATCGGCGGCACGCATAATTTGTCATGCCCGGCCGGGTAAATGCTATGATTTATAGGGTATTGTAAAAGCCTTCGCAGGTTTGGGCATCGGCAAAAAATACAGGGGCGACCTCGCAAAACGGATCATTGACCCAGGCTTAAAGGAAGTAATTATCCGTTTTAATTTGTTCAAATCCCTACGGCTTCGCTGCAAGAGGCCCGTCCATCCATTTCGTATCAGGAACAGGAGATAGTTGATGTTTACCCCCGAGACACAACAGGCCGTTGTGCTTTTGATCATTTTCGGCATGATGACGGCTTTATTCAAGGACTGGGCAAAACCGGTGCTGATTTTTCTGGCGGCCAACATCATTTTTCTGATCCTGGGCATCACCAGTTCCTCCGAAATGCTTTCAGGACTCAGCAACGAACAATTGCTGAGCATCCTGTTGCTGCTGGTGATCAGCGATGTGTTGCGCAAATCCGGCCTGCTGGACGTTTTTTTCAAATCGCTGTTTCCTCACGATCTGAGCTACCGGAACTTTTTATTGCGCAAATCGGTGGTCGTCACCGCCATTTCGGGAGTCGTCAACAATACGCCGCTGGTCGCCATACTGATGCCCTATGTCTATGAATGGTGCCGGCATAAAGGCATTTCTCCTTCCAAAGTCATGCTGCCGTTGTCCTATACGACGTTGTTGGGAGGCACGCTCACGCTGGTAGGCACTTCCACTAACCTGGTCGTCAACGGCTTTGTCACGGAAGCCGGATTTCCGCCGCTTAAATTTTTCGATTTCACCCTGCCTGGAATCGGCGTGGCTTTAATCGGCGTTGGCTACATCGTCTTCATCATGCCCCGCTTTCTGCCCGATCGGAAGGGCCTACTCGAAAACTACAATCAATGCCTTCGGGAATATATCGTTGAAACGTACATAGCCGAAAATTCGCCGCTCGTCGATAAAACGATCGAACAGGCCGGCTTGAGAAATTTGAAAGGACTGTACCTGGCCGAGATCATCCGGGGCGAGGAACTGCTGCCGGCCGTGGGCCCCACCGAAAAACTCAAGGAAGGCGACATCCTGATTTTTGCCGGCGAAACGGCCACCATCGTCGATTTGCTGCAATTGAATCCGGGTCTGTCCTTGCCGGGTTCCATCATGAAGGAAGGAAAGGAAAAGGCCAACGTCGTCGAATGCATCATCTCGGCCCAATCGGCATTGATCG from Methylosarcina fibrata AML-C10 harbors:
- a CDS encoding circularly permuted type 2 ATP-grasp protein: MAVPPSDSPMITQFYDTRLGVYDEMYATEHKVLPYWEHFIEALDAMGGEELERRRRDAQRLLQKNGVTYNVYGDSVNLTRPWRLDPIPLLISGEEWQTIEAGLRQRAELLDLILKDVYGSQTLLKKGLLPLDLVLAHPGFLHSCVGALQPQPRHLTVYSANLARGPDGRMWVLADRTQAPSGFGYALENRRAISRVLPEVIRDHPVRRLSDFFRTFAAGLAGLARHHKENPRIVVLTPGPFNETYFEHAYVASYLGFTLVQGDDLTVRDGKVWLKTMEGLQPVDVILRRLDDTFCDPLELRSDSRLGVAGLLEAVRRGNVAIANPLGSSVLENPGLLPFLPGLARYFFGEDLILDSAATWWCGQPRERDFVLHNLDRLVIKRIYRNRAHGTLFGCNLNAKEKEVLRKAILAKPYLFVGQEQISFSTAPSFINHRIEPRNAILRNFVIAHGDDYRIMPGGLTRIASEKKALFVSNQTGGMSKDTWILSAGAESSPLFHPQTVSGPPLSAASEPLTSRAADNLFWVGRYLERGEATARLLRTVLLKSREIPEYEETAHADCLKILCCALTHVTATYPGFVDAGELLLQEPQAELLSLATDGQRPGSLTANIQGFIQAAFNIRDLWSQDTWRSIDTIRRRWQQRVFANDVRIDQLQSYLEELINGIVAFTGLITESMTRDNGWLMLDCGRRLERALNLIALLRATLVKRHDEALLNQVLESVLVSTDSLNNYLRRYRSALHLPLALDLLLVDTAHPRSLAYQLSELSAHIAALPRENGKSRLSEEERLILKAHTELRLCGGFELLKIGDEEAAFSELDALLSGTAERLSRTAEVIAQAYFSHSQTSQLMPAMKTPEDEL
- a CDS encoding transglutaminase family protein, whose product is MKYRVLHTTVYSYSQTVVLSQNEARLQPRNLGRQTCRSSRLEISPTPVDLEEHTDFFGNRVVYFAVQEPHNRLSVTSLSEVSVVAGPEEETSDDRCSWEQVGRWLGEASPPFQPLGLKIEPTPAPALDVMEAGLYRLDSPMIAASDDLYHYAKPSFLSDRPLIDAVRDLMQRIHRDFTYDPVFTTIATPLSEVLHHRRGVCQDFAHLAIGCLRSFGMAARYVSGYIETRPEDGSPRLTGADASHAWFAVYLPGRGWLEFDPTNNQQPVDQHITLGWGRDFSDVTPLKGIAFGGGQHTLSVSVDVARLESEPAEG
- a CDS encoding amidohydrolase family protein, which gives rise to MIIDCHCHAGRGDVMTAPWNTDAPLETYFRRAGYAGIEHTVVFPAFHTDYSEANRELAGIVARWHPRLIGFAMVNAKSDAGRVHEMLHEAVIRLNLKGLKIHGFEAMPTREVCEAARAFNLPMIVDVAGKAHVIDMFAPQYPDVNFIIPHLGSFADDWRAHERVIEQLARYPNVYSDTSGVRRFDYLVQAVRRAGAGKLIFGSDGPWLHPGLELHKIKLLGLPPKEEALILGGNAYRLIFSREAGRSRSFVQKRKRKHEPG
- a CDS encoding class I SAM-dependent methyltransferase, which produces MKINNFFPSIWLGEFNDKEQYDAGQADRRDLYSVLDSIDDRLLISRHGFSLKAYCASCLGITPMQVTWHYGYANADGSIHPAWTETAACEQCGLNSRMRAVFDFLLRKTDLHRFSRVYMAECTTPSFRAVRKLWPEVVGSEFVGPEYLPGQTATIAHSGENVRHEDLTRLSFRNGEFDLVITQDVFEHIPDYHAAFAECARVLSRQGMLVFTIPFFPALPATQIRAAVLSDGSIQHHLPPEFHGNPVSSEGALCFQNFGWDILPALRSAGFREARASMYWGPWQGHLGFPFFVFSAVR
- a CDS encoding aldo/keto reductase family protein, with amino-acid sequence MNPDDFLLSASGVRMPRIIYGTAWKREKTAGLVEQAIRTGFRGVDTACQPKHYHEAGVGEGIAACFQAGVLAREELYLQTKFTPVDGHNPQKIPYDPKASLGDQVAQSIRCSLENLQTSYLDGLILHSPLPSRQQLLEAWQSMEQAVTEGRVKQLGISNCYHRSTLEFLFDAAGIKPAVLQNRFHAETGYDRTLREFCRQHGIVYQSFWTLTANPGVLADKTLNHLAARYGRSSAQVFFRFLTQIGIIPLTGTTSGQHMQEDLAIFEFELTGEECRSIDRLLR
- a CDS encoding peptidase, with the protein product MTYCIAVSVDEGLVLTSDSRTNAGIDNVSTYGKMHVFATREERSLVLLSAGNLATTQAVVERLRRDKRENAPVNLNTVQYLSEAADYLGQVSLEKQKRHAEDEGQSGFNPTATFIIAGQVGDEPPGAYLVYPEGNSITTSRQTPYLQIGESKYGKPILDRFITMSTPLDEAGLCSLISMDSTIRSNASVGPPVELLVYRRDSYSFDEYYCFDADDDYLLLLKRRWHEELRKAFIALPHYDRAFAKPLRGGL
- a CDS encoding SLC13 family permease, with amino-acid sequence MFTPETQQAVVLLIIFGMMTALFKDWAKPVLIFLAANIIFLILGITSSSEMLSGLSNEQLLSILLLLVISDVLRKSGLLDVFFKSLFPHDLSYRNFLLRKSVVVTAISGVVNNTPLVAILMPYVYEWCRHKGISPSKVMLPLSYTTLLGGTLTLVGTSTNLVVNGFVTEAGFPPLKFFDFTLPGIGVALIGVGYIVFIMPRFLPDRKGLLENYNQCLREYIVETYIAENSPLVDKTIEQAGLRNLKGLYLAEIIRGEELLPAVGPTEKLKEGDILIFAGETATIVDLLQLNPGLSLPGSIMKEGKEKANVVECIISAQSALIGKTFRESNFRALFDASVVAVSRNGERLRGKLGDLVLQQGDLLLLMTGHDFDDRSNASNDLFVINRLKDITNFSPMKSALLGVGIAAAFILSAFGMFTLFKGLLLIMCLIALLNFGRYNELKASLDLDLFFVLALALGFAKAMHNSGLDATIAALIKESALELDHPVALLFIVYLATNVLSMLVSNKAGVAIMFPVTVSLLKLMAISEPAPYFLAIAFAGSAEFMTPYGYQTNLMVYGPGGYRFRDYLRAGWVLSLMCMLVSVSILASVYRLW